In Paenibacillus larvae subsp. larvae, the following proteins share a genomic window:
- a CDS encoding host-nuclease inhibitor Gam family protein produces the protein MINALQLHEIQEVEELTEESRQRFEVKDVQSLSWVLRKMAALQAKKLEVNELIDVEIERLQHFRNKELESLQNNEDFFRGLISEYAIRKRDEDPKFKEKTPYGAISFRKKQPKWHYNDAALINHLKSNDLTEFVRVKEEPDKVAIKKQFKLNNGLIYDPDGQAVEGITVEQQPDELVIKLEV, from the coding sequence ATGATTAATGCATTACAACTTCATGAAATTCAAGAGGTAGAAGAGTTAACGGAAGAATCAAGACAAAGGTTTGAGGTGAAGGATGTCCAGTCCTTATCTTGGGTGCTGCGCAAAATGGCGGCACTTCAGGCCAAGAAATTAGAAGTTAATGAGTTGATAGATGTTGAGATTGAACGCCTGCAGCATTTCAGAAATAAGGAATTAGAAAGCCTTCAAAACAATGAAGATTTTTTCCGCGGGTTGATAAGTGAATACGCAATCCGTAAAAGAGACGAGGATCCGAAGTTCAAGGAAAAGACTCCTTACGGTGCAATTAGCTTCCGGAAGAAGCAGCCTAAATGGCATTACAATGACGCGGCATTGATCAATCACCTCAAATCAAATGATTTAACTGAGTTTGTTAGGGTCAAGGAAGAGCCTGATAAGGTAGCAATCAAAAAGCAATTTAAGCTTAATAATGGACTTATTTATGATCCAGATGGTCAAGCGGTAGAAGGTATTACTGTGGAGCAACAGCCTGATGAGCTTGTCATCAAACTGGAGGTTTAA
- a CDS encoding ERF family protein: MAEMTLVKKLAEVMDSVKYIQKTGYNSFNNYKYATEADVNEKVREELAGRKVIMIPNVKSQSIREHKNRKGYIEYIATVQVEFTFMDGESGETITFSTFGEGQDSGDKGTYKAITGAQKYALMKAFMIPTGDDPEGDTGVDERNNGDRKPDTTSGGKKQTGAITPVIKAKYTTVYGSLDGVEAFVAKHKKDSEKILTQQIQEKAKGAQKDAE; this comes from the coding sequence ATGGCTGAAATGACTCTTGTTAAGAAGCTTGCAGAGGTAATGGATTCTGTGAAATACATCCAAAAAACTGGTTATAACTCTTTCAACAATTACAAATATGCAACTGAAGCAGATGTAAATGAAAAAGTACGTGAAGAATTAGCCGGCAGAAAAGTAATCATGATCCCTAATGTAAAATCGCAAAGTATCCGAGAACATAAAAACCGAAAAGGATACATTGAATATATCGCAACTGTTCAGGTGGAATTTACTTTCATGGATGGTGAAAGCGGTGAAACAATTACGTTTAGCACTTTCGGTGAAGGTCAGGATTCTGGAGATAAGGGTACTTATAAAGCTATAACTGGTGCACAAAAATATGCTCTAATGAAAGCTTTTATGATACCAACTGGGGATGATCCAGAGGGAGATACTGGCGTAGATGAAAGAAATAATGGAGATCGAAAACCTGATACTACGAGCGGCGGGAAGAAACAGACAGGGGCCATTACTCCGGTTATAAAAGCTAAATATACGACCGTATACGGGAGCTTAGATGGGGTAGAAGCATTTGTTGCCAAACATAAAAAAGATTCAGAGAAAATACTAACACAGCAAATACAAGAAAAAGCGAAGGGAGCACAAAAGGATGCTGAATAG
- the ssb gene encoding single-stranded DNA-binding protein: MLNRVVLIGRLTRDPELRYTPSGVAVTKFTLAVDRPYMNQQTRERETDFINIVTWRQTAEACANHLRKGRLTAVEGRIQVRNYENNEGRRIYVTEVVADNVRFLESSKNENKRPEDPFYDSSTPLDISDDELPF; this comes from the coding sequence ATGCTGAATAGGGTTGTTTTAATCGGCAGACTGACGAGAGATCCGGAATTAAGATATACTCCATCCGGTGTAGCTGTCACCAAGTTTACCCTGGCGGTAGACCGTCCGTATATGAACCAGCAAACGCGTGAGCGAGAGACGGATTTCATTAATATCGTGACGTGGAGACAAACCGCGGAAGCCTGTGCCAATCACCTTCGCAAAGGCCGTTTGACGGCAGTAGAAGGAAGAATCCAGGTGCGTAATTATGAGAACAATGAGGGCCGCAGAATCTATGTAACCGAGGTTGTGGCTGATAATGTGCGCTTTCTTGAATCAAGTAAAAATGAAAATAAACGCCCTGAAGACCCTTTCTACGACTCTAGCACACCACTAGACATTTCAGATGATGAACTCCCCTTCTAG